From the genome of Pseudoliparis swirei isolate HS2019 ecotype Mariana Trench chromosome 1, NWPU_hadal_v1, whole genome shotgun sequence:
TGTAATCTAATCTTAGGCGTCTAAATAAACTGTATACAACTGATTTATTTGCTGCTATTTCCTGAAGAAATTGACAAGCAAAAATGTGTTAATGGGTTTTCATGCTCGTAATGAACTTTACGGTCCGATCGCTGCATCAGACTGAATATCTGACTCGAGATATTAAATGTTGCATCTTTTTTAtggtcaaaacacacacaaatgtacaaGGATGTATAAATCAAAGTGTAATGTATTCATTGGGTCTTGATAGATTATTGTGACGTTGTTAAATGTGGAGTTGTTTAGAATCCCTCTCTCACAGACGCATCGCCTTTCAGTCAGAGGCCGTTTGTTGGATTTGAGAAGCTTGGCAGGCTGATTTTCACCGTTCTGTTGAAAGGGAGAGTTTAGAGTGACTAGAGGGAGCCGAGTGAAAGCAAATGTCAGAGATGCTCACTGCcgagtgtgtgtacgtctgcctgcatgtgtgtttgaacAGTCATAATGGGCCCATTGTTAATTTTAATAAGCCAAAGTCCAACTGCTGTTCATACTTCTTTTACCATTTCTAttcatttctctttctcttatGTCTCTTTTTCGCCACTCTGACTGACAGCGGTCGGAAGAGCAAATGGAGATGTTCAGGAATGCGGGCGTGCCTCCGAAACATAAGGTCACCACCTTCAAAGTCTCGGACAACGCTGTCATCAAGCCAGGTATCCACATGGGATTTAGTGTATAGATGAATACATCCTCCTTTACTCTACTGTTTGTTGCACAATAGATTTATTTTGTTGAGGCCGTTTTGTAAAAGTGTATTGTAATCTTGTTGCTTGTGTGTTCAGGCACTCCTCTTTATGCGGCACATTTCCGTCCTGGCCAATATGTGGACGTCACAGCCAAATCGTACGTTATTTTATTCTGCCTGCCATCTCTCCCGCCTCGTTGGCGCTTCCTCTTTGCTTCCTCTCctacttcttgccctctttcaGCTCCAGCATCATGTTTGGAAGATGAGTAATTTTACAAGAAAGTCCaaacctctcttttttttatccctACCCTCTGACGCAACGTCAAAGTTCTTGACTgtaaaaatatggatttttcttgtgtgtgtgtagcattggGAAGGGTTTTCAAGGCGTGATGAAGCGATATGGGTTCAAAGGTCAGCCAGCCACCCACGGACAAACCAAAACTCATCGAAGGCCAGGAGCTTCTGGCCCTGGAGgggtaagacacacacaaacacactgcttATTCATGCCAGATATGAACAGTTGGCTTCCCATAATCCAGTCATGTGAGCTGTGTGTCTTTTATCATCTGCATCTAGGATCCAGCCAAAGTCTTCAAAGGCAAAAAGATGCCTGGCATGATGGGCAACATCTTTGTCACAGCTTATGGActgaaggtacacacactcccaaacacgcacacacggtcatggtttttcacttttttttgtccTTGACTGCCATCTCAGTTCAATACTCATCTGCCTCCTCTCTTCCAGATATGGAGGGTCAATACCAAGTATAATGTGCTGTATGTTCACGGCTCTGTCCCCGGCCACAGGAACTGCACTTTGAAGGTAAACATAATCATGTTCAGACACACTTGTGAAGTATGAAATCAGAGGTCAATCCCAGCTTGCTTGGAGTTCTGACAGATGAGTGACCTTGCACCTTTAAAACACCTGCAAGACCGTGTGATCCGTCTTCATGACACTGTGCTGGAtcagcagcgtgtgtgtgttcctctgtgaGGGAATGGGTGCGCGTATCTTAATGATGTTAATAATATCCACAGCATCCATCTCCATACTCAGCATGTTGTGTtcgccttttgtgtgtgtgcgctgacaCACACTGGGCCTATTATTTGTTTAGCAGACAAGCGATAATTAATACAAATGGCATTGCATTTCACCCAGGCCAGcggccgcgcacacacacacacacacacccctaagtttgttttattatattgccCTTAAGGGCACACAAGCAGGTtaataatgtttgttcattgttgttcATTTTTATTGTACTGTGCGTCTCTAATATCCCTCCTATAAATGTAAATTAGCTGTTTTAGTGACTAAAATGAAGACTGGAGGCTGCAAcaaataatttcattttttcattattgattattttgtattttaagaaAAGCTTTTAGGACTACTGCACAGGGAAAGTGAATGAATATGATTAATTGACTATGAACGAAACACTTTCCCCAGTATTGTTAATAATTGATTCAAATGTAAAGTTGAAACAAGATTATCAGTAAgaaataattatattatgtAGATTTCATTCCTTGTTGATTTGGTGACATCTGTACATGaatttgaaaatatataatacagaaaaGCAAAGCATCTTTACATTTGAACAGCTGGAGAATGCTGACATCCATTTTTGCTTGACTCTCGATAATGATTTTTAACACACTAGGCAACTATGAATCACATTTTTCTGtgatttaattgtttaattacTAATAAAGAAGAGTGTCACAGCTATTAcatagtttgtgtttgtgtgtcttccaGATCAAAGATACTTCCCTGCCAACCAGGAGCTCCAGCCTGCTCAGCCCTCCTTTCCCTACTTATTTCACAGAAGAGGAAGGCGATCTGGATGAAGACCTGTACGACGATAACTTGTTTGTTCACACAGACCCATCATTAACACTGACCTGatcgccccccccacacacacacacactcgcacacacatcTTGTTTTCATCTAAAACCACACACCATGTCTGGATCTTGTAATAAAGAGTAATTGCTTTGAATATCTTATGTCTTTTAGTTTTGTGTGATGCAACATCACAGAGCCTGTCttgtttcatttttaaatgtattacgtTCCCTTTCCCTTCGAAACCATGGTAACTGTCGGAGTGATGACGTCACTAGAGGATCCCCaagcagagagaagaagaagaagaaaagacagtAAAACAAGAAAGGCAGATGGGGTGGAGAAATGTGCAATATCtgtgcagggggaggggggatgcaATGAGTTGCACAAAGCAGAGTGAGAGGAATACTGACCGAGGAAGGGAAGGTCTGTGTTGTTAGGGGTGGAGGAATGAATTTGCTCGAAGTTATGGAGGCAAATACAAAGTAGAAACGGGGAAGGGAGTGAGGTGGTTGGTGAAGGTGGGGAGGGTGACGAAGAGGAGAGGCAGGGATCGAGGCTGCATGACAAAGGTTGACATTTGTTCATAAGAGGATAAATGAGGACATTAATGTTGCAGCAGGAACTGCTGGGTGCTTAAGTCTGTGTGTTCAGCAGTATTAAAATAAGAATGCCGCAAGCTGGTGTGCTGACAGAATCTACTGCACTGTGTGGGACCCCTCCCTGCCTTTTTGGACAATACATAACAAAAGGAGTACCATGTCCTCCAAATTGTTGAAGTCTTGTTTTGTGTATATGTATCAGAGGCCTGCATGTGATtcagcccctctctctctctctgttgttatCTGCTTCATATGTCATTCATTTGACAGCAGCAAAAACAAGGCTGCGAAGCCTCAGGATGACATGCAACaactgcagagacacacgctGCATTGATGCCGTTTCCCTCGATGAAACGACACACAACTGGCAAAGTCAGAAATGCGTAACATACAGTAAGTAGTTGGTTGTAATttagataatataaatatgtcagGTGGTGATTCAGTTTGTGGCAAACAACGTCCCGCTCCATATAGCATGCCACTGCGTGTATAGGTCCACAAGGCAGCAGCAGGTTCTTTGAAATGGTAATGATATCGTTTGAAAGTCCTGCTCTGTGGAGCCTGCACATCATCAggctcttggggggggggggggtctacgcTGCCTGTTAAAGCAGCAGAAGGGGAAGAGGATGAACTCCAGTCTGGTGTGCATGTGGTAGATGACCAGCAGGTTAGTCTGTTTTTCATTGATGCCACCAAATAACCAATGACctcattaaaagaagaaaaaacacctgGGAATTTGGATGGATTCAAGTCCAGTATCTATAGTGTATAATTTATTCAGAGGGAGCAATAAATGTGCCTGGATATTAGTTGCTAGACTGTCATCGCTGGTTTACCCACAACAATGCTGTCAAACACTAATGTCAAGGTCATAAGGTCAAAACATTTGACCCGGCCTTCAATTTTACCTGCATGAATCTCACTGTGAATAGGACACGTCGACTTGAGATCACTTTGAAAACCCGTTTTTCCTATTAGCCTCTTAATATGCTGAATCGAATCCCTAAATGAACATAATTTGTTGGTGACCTCCaaactgacagagatataaatgtatgttatgttattgcttaccgtatcttaaactcaacaatcagaggagcttcccgaactccgcgttcccacccgaaggttgtgttatgtgtttggggagtctgataaggaagtgataataaaccagacggaaggaatatgtcaacttgtcctcagttccacttctcctttgttgttgtgtgtgtgtgtgattaagctttcaataaaaggctggaccaaaggggtgctcggcggaatgtcttggaggtcgtcgtgttcagagcataggcgactgagcttcccctttggccaaagctttggtcaaagatactacgttgtctgtgattcatttctcgcctccttgaccgtgatagagaggaaaaaacctatcataacttggtgccgtgacccggatcccaacatacccatcggctggatttttctttttcctgcggagccactgacacctgtgcaaggccccgactgatcatcggattaagagaccgctcagcagtggataataatttctgcagagaggagatccagtcgtggattgacgggatccggcggatcggaagacagagggagactgacccagacaaagtacgtatggttttgccctttttgcgaaaaataaaggttgattacgcgtcgtaaaaataagcttttgccctttttgcgaaaaataaaggttgattacgcgtcgtaaaaataagtgtggtgaactaatacatatttgtgggagaactatgtgtttgtttagctttgtttgtttatatttgtttgtgaatgaatgctgtgactctattgaatcagcgtcgcacgacctgttcaattagacaaccacagattgacaggtttgggtaaagaaacaaggaaatgtactaatactatacgatcacaccataaacaatgggtaattctcacggaaagcctgaaggcgaattttcaggcgacacattgtttatgttcaaacaggactcagatagtgtgaaatatctgaaaaaaaaaaaaaaaatggaaaacaaaatacggcttttccggcgaactaaacgtttttgagatagaaacaatctgtaaaaatctaaaaaccatcgccatagaaaacaaaaaacccagactcagcgaatcaaaacaccacgaactaaaacaagcagaacagtgggtccgagcagcaaaagagagggcacaagcccaagtaaaagaaaaattatgggctaccaagaagtctattcaaggccgttgctattttgagtcatgggcaatgccatgtctcaac
Proteins encoded in this window:
- the mrpl3 gene encoding 39S ribosomal protein L3, mitochondrial — encoded protein: MASWSCRFLLQRGSRVLSLRAAAESPAHVVSCTRTVNTTTWFDEHLTEDNQEYMRKSMAQEYRRQTADKLNPLKDEPWQRHDWTNGSRRVGLVAVKLGMAPIWTKAGERHVVTMLQVQDCHVIRHLSKEEFNGHTAALVVGGKNVSPFHRSEEQMEMFRNAGVPPKHKVTTFKVSDNAVIKPGTPLYAAHFRPGQYVDVTAKSIGKGFQGVMKRYGFKGQPATHGQTKTHRRPGASGPGGDPAKVFKGKKMPGMMGNIFVTAYGLKIWRVNTKYNVLYVHGSVPGHRNCTLKIKDTSLPTRSSSLLSPPFPTYFTEEEGDLDEDLYDDNLFVHTDPSLTLT